From a region of the Cucumis sativus cultivar 9930 chromosome 6, Cucumber_9930_V3, whole genome shotgun sequence genome:
- the LOC105435861 gene encoding uncharacterized protein LOC105435861 isoform X2 → MAFLRFACFLLVVLPVTSLSIIKFHQQDKDVAEDRVGSLKMELLRNNNIGGRRLGAAKEFMEMENSKSFGKNGSKEKISNMVFSSASNEENGKKKNKKKEVSSLETKKMGISGSTVVYNNADYLTYMHHPPKHN, encoded by the exons ATGGCCTTTCTTAGGTTTGCTTGCTTTTTGTTGGTTGTTCTTCCTGTTACATCACTCTCCATCATCAAGTTTCATCAACAag aCAAAGATGTAGCTGAAGATAGGGTTGGTTCACTCAAAATG GAACTTCTGAGGAACAATAACattggaggaagaagattAGGAGCAGCGAAAGAGTTCATGGAAATGGAGAATAGCAAAAGCTTTGGAAAGAATGGGTCTAAAGAGAAGATTTCAAATATGGTTTTTTCAAGTGCTTccaatgaagaaaatggcaaaaagaagaataagaagaaggaGGTTTCAAGTttagaaacaaagaaaatgggAATTAGTGGGTCAACAGTTGTTTATAATAATGCTGATTATTTGACTTATATGCATCACCCACCAAAACATAATTga
- the LOC105435861 gene encoding uncharacterized protein LOC105435861 isoform X1 encodes MAFLRFACFLLVVLPVTSLSIIKFHQQEDKDVAEDRVGSLKMELLRNNNIGGRRLGAAKEFMEMENSKSFGKNGSKEKISNMVFSSASNEENGKKKNKKKEVSSLETKKMGISGSTVVYNNADYLTYMHHPPKHN; translated from the exons ATGGCCTTTCTTAGGTTTGCTTGCTTTTTGTTGGTTGTTCTTCCTGTTACATCACTCTCCATCATCAAGTTTCATCAACAag aagaCAAAGATGTAGCTGAAGATAGGGTTGGTTCACTCAAAATG GAACTTCTGAGGAACAATAACattggaggaagaagattAGGAGCAGCGAAAGAGTTCATGGAAATGGAGAATAGCAAAAGCTTTGGAAAGAATGGGTCTAAAGAGAAGATTTCAAATATGGTTTTTTCAAGTGCTTccaatgaagaaaatggcaaaaagaagaataagaagaaggaGGTTTCAAGTttagaaacaaagaaaatgggAATTAGTGGGTCAACAGTTGTTTATAATAATGCTGATTATTTGACTTATATGCATCACCCACCAAAACATAATTga